The Meiothermus sp. region CACCCACGAAGGGCAAGACATCTTCGCCTCCCGAGGAACCCCCGTTTACTCGGCCACCAGCGGGTTTGTCTGGCGCATTGGACAGGGGCAACTGGGGGGCTTGTACGTGTTTGTGGTGGGGCCTGGGGGGCGGCGCTACTATTACGCCCACCTCGAGCGCTACGCCCCGGGCCTAAAGGAAGGCCAGAAGGTCACGATCCGCACCCTGCTGGGCTATGTGGGCAACACCGGCAATGCCCGCACCACCCCTCCCCACCTGCACTTTGGGGTGTATTCGGGCAGCCGGCGCACCTGCGACTACCGGGTAATAGACCCCTTGCCGCTGCTGGCAGACCGCGACTGGCGAAGCTACACCCTAAACCCGGCCCGCAACCGCTAATGGTCTGTTTTCTGACACAACGCTATGTATGCCATTGCGTTACGGGTTTCGGGCCGCAAGCCGTGGCCGCTTCTGGCCTTTAGCGTCACGCTTTTGGCACCTTGTTGAACGGTGATGGGTACCACCCCAAATTGCAAGGTTCGCCCTACCCGCAGTCTGGTAGCTCCGGAGTATGCTAGGGGCTGCTATGGTCAAAGAGTTCGATTTTCCCAGCAGGGCCTATCTGGGCGGCCAGTGGCATCAGACCCCCAAGACTTTTGCGGTCAAAAGCCCCTACAGCGGCGAGTTGGTAGCCCAGGTAGCCGATTGCGGCGAAGCCGAGGCCCAAATGGCCGCCGACGCTGCGGTGGCGGCCTTCAAGGAGTGGAAAAAGCTCACCGGTTTTGAGCGCGGCAAGATTCTGCGCAAATGGAACGATCTGCTCATCGCTCACCAGGAAGAGCTGGGGCGGCTAACCGCTTTGGAAATGGGCAAGCCCATCACCGAGGCCAAGGGCGAGGTTTTGTATGCGGCCAGCTTTGTGGAATGGTGCGCCGAGGAAGCGCCTAGGGTAAACGGCGAGCTGATTCACTCGCGCTTCCCCCACAAGCGCCAGATGGCAGTCTATGAGCCGGTAGGGCCGGTGTACGCGGTCACGCCCTGGAACTTCCCCACCAGCATGATTACCCGCAAGGCCGCTCCCGCGCTGGCCGCAGGTTGCACCATCATCGTCAAGCC contains the following coding sequences:
- a CDS encoding M23 family metallopeptidase; translation: MCTPSTWNRTEPRTEAERKERERWAAYREKLQSYLLQLPKEPDTRLAMPVQGARVRQVANTFGAARDGWRTHEGQDIFASRGTPVYSATSGFVWRIGQGQLGGLYVFVVGPGGRRYYYAHLERYAPGLKEGQKVTIRTLLGYVGNTGNARTTPPHLHFGVYSGSRRTCDYRVIDPLPLLADRDWRSYTLNPARNR